The Arachis hypogaea cultivar Tifrunner chromosome 16, arahy.Tifrunner.gnm2.J5K5, whole genome shotgun sequence genome contains a region encoding:
- the LOC112755164 gene encoding uncharacterized protein, translating into MHALSPFPSKGNHSLVPSPFAGFESSPSPNRRRMVKLGFVFSLSRRTCIGDIRCSKSFSSGYSIVSCTGNPNFDFRLGFLFGYSKVNFVTPMAWTLEDQGIIGNELVEGRTNSIDSSSVSGESEGANSSNSDQSEGINCQQEMHGGECSGTELFEEEAVSADGSSVSSESEGVYSSNSDQSEGINYEQEIQSDNNAGEDGREESDVKVDVRALATTLQSAKTVEDVEDILKDKGELPLQVYSTIIKGFGQDKKMDSALILFYWMKRRKIETNGSFGPNLYIYNAVLGVVKQSEQFDEMETILNEMARDGIAYNVVTYNTLMAIYIEKGEAGKALDMLEEIHRNGLIPSPVSYSQALLAYRRMEDGNGALNFFVDFKEKYRQGGIGRDDDGEDWESELIKLEKFTIRVCYQVMRRWLVSHDNSSNNVLKLLIDMDNAGIPLGRADLERLAWACTREDHYIVIREVYTRIRERYDKISLSVCNHVIWLMGKAKKWWAALEIYEDLLDKGPKPNNLSYELITSHFNVLLSAAKKKGIWRWGVRLINKMEDKGLKPGSREWNSVLMACSKAAETTAAVQIFKRMVENGEKPTVISYGALLSALEKGKLYDEALRVWDHMIKVRVEPNAYAYTIMASIYTAQGNFSRVDAIIREMVTLGIEITVVTYNAIISGCARNGMSSAAYEWFHRMKVQNISPNEITYEMLIEALSNDGKPRLAYELYMRAQGEGLILSSKAYDLVVQSSEAYGATINLSSLGPRPLDKKRKVQIRKAMKEFYNLADVSGRSKPFDKSEISYTQSQELN; encoded by the coding sequence ATGCACGCTTTAAGCCCTTTTCCTTCTAAAGGTAACCACTCGTTGGTTCCTTCTCCTTTTGCGGGATTTGAATCTAGTCCTTCTCCCAATAGGAGAAGAATGGTGAAGCTTGGTTTTGTGTTTTCTCTGTCTCGTAGAACATGTATTGGTGATATTCGATGCTCAAAAAGCTTTTCAAGTGGTTACAGTATTGTATCATGTACTGGGAACCCAAATTTTGATTTTAGATTAGGGTTTTTGTTTGGATACTCTAAAGTGAATTTTGTTACACCTATGGCGTGGACGCTGGAGGATCAGGGTATTATTGGTAATGAATTGGTGGAGGGGCGGACTAATTCTATTGACAGTTCATCTGTTAGTGGCGAGTCTGAGGGGGCAAACTCTTCGAATTCGGATCAAAGTGAAGGTATTAACTGTCAGCAAGAGATGCATGGTGGTGAATGCAGTGGAACTGAGTTGTTTGAGGAGGAGGCAGTTTCTGCTGATGGTTCCTCAGTTAGCAGTGAGTCAGAGGGTGTGTACTCTTCGAATTCGGATCAAAGCGAAGGTATCAACTATGAACAAGAGATTCAGAGTGATAACAATGCTGGGGAGGATGGAAGAGAAGAGAGTGATGTTAAGGTTGATGTGAGAGCACTTGCAACAACCTTGCAGTCCGCTAAGACGGTTGAGGACGTGGAGGATATTCTTAAGGACAAGGGGGAGTTGCCCCTTCAGGTGTATTCAACCATAATAAAGGGTTTTGGTCAAGACAAGAAAATGGATTCTGCGTTGATTCTTTTTTATtggatgaagaggaggaagatagAAACTAATGGTTCTTTTGGCCCCAATCTTTACATATATAATGCCGTGTTAGGTGTTGTTAAACAGTCTGAACAATTTGATGAAATGGAGACCATTTTAAATGAAATGGCACGAGATGGAATCGCCTATAATGTTGTGACATATAATACTTTGATGGCTATTTACATTGAGAAAGGGGAAGCTGGCAAAGCGCTCGATATGCTTGAGGAAATTCATAGAAATGGCCTTATCCCGTCTCCAGTATCCTATTCTCAAGCTTTGCTGGCATATCGAAGAATGGAAGATGGGAATGGAGCTCTAAACTTTTTTGTTGACTTCAAAGAAAAATATCGACAAGGTGGAATAGGGagagatgatgatggtgaagaTTGGGAGAGTGAGTTAATAAAGCTTGAGAAGTTTACAATCCGTGTTTGCTATCAAGTAATGCGTCGTTGGCTTGTCAGTCATGATAATTCGAGCAACAATGTATTGAAGCTTCTCATTGATATGGACAATGCTGGAATTCCACTGGGGCGTGCTGACCTTGAGCGACTTGCATGGGCTTGTACTCGTGAAGACCACTATATTGTTATCAGAGAGGTATACACAAGGATAAGGGAAAGGTATGATAAGATCAGCTTGTCTGTCTGCAATCATGTAATTTGGTTGATGGGGAAGGCAAAAAAGTGGTGGGCTGCTTTGGAGATATATGAAGACTTATTGGACAAAGGACCAaagccaaataacttgtcatatGAATTGATAACCTCTCACTTCAATGTCCTTCTCAGTGCAGCCAAGAAAAAAGGAATTTGGAGATGGGGTGTGAGGCTGATTAACAAGATGGAAGATAAAGGCCTAAAACCGGGAAGTAGGGAATGGAATTCAGTTCTTATGGCCTGTTCGAAGGCTGCAGAAACTACTGCTGCTGTGCAAATATTTAAGAGGATGGTGGAAAATGGTGAAAAACCGACTGTGATTTCGTACGGGGCTTTGTTGAGTGCTCTTGAGAAAGGAAAACTCTACGACGAGGCTCTCCGTGTGTGGGACCATATGATCAAAGTTAGGGTTGAACCAAATGCATATGCCTACACAATCATGGCATCAATTTATACTGCACAAGGAAATTTTAGTAGAGTAGATGCAATCATCCGAGAGATGGTAACATTGGGAATTGAGATAACAGTAGTTACATATAATGCAATTATTAGTGGTTGCGCACGAAATGGTATGAGTAGTGCAGCATATGAATGGTTTCACCGGATGAAAGTTCAAAACATCTCTCCCAATGAGATCACTTATGAAATGTTGATTGAGGCACTTTCGAATGATGGAAAGCCTAGGCTGGCATATGAGTTGTATATGAGAGCTCAAGGTGAAGGCCTTATCCTTTCTTCAAAAGCTTATGACTTGGTTGTGCAATCCTCTGAGGCTTATGGTGCTACCATCAATCTAAGTTCTTTAGGACCACGTCCACTCGATAAAAAGAGGAAGGTGCAAATTAGAAAAGCAATGAAAGAATTCTACAACTTGGCTGATGTTTCCGGGAGAAGTAAACCATTTGATAAAAGTGAAATTTCTTACACACAGTCACAAGAATTGAATTAG
- the LOC112755166 gene encoding ubiquitin-like protein 5: MIEVVLNDRLGKKVRVKCNDDDTIGDLKKLVAAQTGTRADKIRIQKWYTIYKDHITLKDYEIHDGMGLELYYN, translated from the coding sequence ATGATCGAGGTGGTTCTGAACGATCGATTGGGGAAGAAGGTCCGCGTGAAATGCAACGATGACGACACCATCGGAGACCTGAAGAAGCTGGTTGCAGCTCAGACAGGAACGAGGGCCGACAAGATTCGCATCCAGAAGTGGTACACCATCTACAAGGATCACATCACCCTCAAAGATTACGAGATCCACGACGGCATGGGTCTCGAGCTCTACTACAACTAA